From a single Seriola aureovittata isolate HTS-2021-v1 ecotype China chromosome 18, ASM2101889v1, whole genome shotgun sequence genomic region:
- the naif1 gene encoding nuclear apoptosis-inducing factor 1, whose product MASVAKKRKMNFSEREVEIIVEEIEKQKHTLVNHFNAGVTHMAKNNAWVDILKKVNAVTTCPRELPEVKKKWSDMKTEVRRKVAQARAAIEGTSADCTPVPVILTAMQQRICNLLGEATIISLPAGDSDAEITLPVTVNTAATVTLAETLPAGSATVCDEAKPLNAETTYHTLEDGGVVEYCTTTVGDSAPTVVAAVEAPVEMLASSSASPPPPQGQAKPQELKSRIALNSARLLQEQRVTNVHIRQIAQHLEGQNELLHMMRRSQEAQAFAQERQAQALEGTQAALLALVQMLRPALKDLRKFLQSGTEVVNPSSSAAAGMTDGSGTEEHSRPRTPPAPPTQAEETQ is encoded by the exons ATGGCCTCGGTGgcgaaaaagagaaaaatgaatttctcggagagagaggtggaaatTATTGTAGAAGAAATAgagaaacaaaagcacacactgGTTAACCACTTCAATGCTGGAGTCACACACATGGCAAAGAATAACGCGTGGGTGGACATCCTGAAAAAGGTCAACGCTGTCACCACCTGTCCCAGAGAGTTACCCGAGGTGAAGAAGAAGTGGTCCGACATGAAGACGGAGGTCCGTCGGAAGGTGGCCCAGGCGCGGGCTGCCATAGAGGGGACCTCCGCTGACTGCACTCCAGTTCCCGTCATCCTCACCGCTATGCAGCAGCGGATCTGTAACCTCCTGGGGGAGGCCACCATCATCAGCTTACCTGCGGGAGACTCGGATGCTGAGATCACTCTACCTGTGACGGTGAACACCGCCGCCACCGTCACACTGGCAGAGA CTCTTCCAGCCGGCTCAGCGACCGTCTGTGATGAAGCCAAGCCACTGAACG CTGAAACCACGTACCACACCCTGGAGGATGGAGGCGTGGTGGAGTACTGCACCACCACCGTCGGTGATTCCGCTCCCACCGTGGTGGCGGCCGTCGAGGCTCCAGTCGAGATGCTGGCCTCGTCCTCAGCTTCCCCGCCTCCTCCTCAGGGTCAGGCCAAACCTCAGGAGCTGAAGAGCCGCATCGCCCTCAACTCCGCCCGCCTGCTGCAGGAGCAGAGAGTCACCAACGTCCACATCCGGCAGATCGCCCAGCACCTGGAGGGCCAGAACGAGCTGCTGCACATGATGCGGCGCTCCCAGGAGGCTCAGGCGTTCGCTCAGGAGAGACAAGCCCAGGCCCTGGAGGGTACGCAGGCCGCCCTGCTGGCATTAGTGCAGATGCTCAGACCGGCTCTAAAAGACCTGCGTAAATTCCTGCAGAGTGGGACAGAGGTGGTGAACcccagcagctcagcagcagcaggaatgaCTGATGGGTCAGGAACAGAGGAGCACAGCAGGCCCAGAACACCACCAGCTCCTCCAACGCAGGCCGAGGAGACGCAatag